The genome window ATGTTGATACCATTGCAAGATATCGTCGATATGTGTGAGCATGAAATACAGATTCAAACACTATACCGGGCCATCGATGAAGATATCATCATGAAATGTGGACAGATCAAGGAAAGAATAACGAAGAAGAAACAACAGCTTATGATACGGCATAGAGATCTACACGACAATGAAGACTTTGTCGCAGAAGAATCTCTCCTTAGAATTGAGGAGATTTTCCAGAAATTTGAATTGGAAGAGTTAAAATTCAAAGCTAGGCTTCAAAAATCGCTGATGAAAGTAAGATCGAAGGAAGAAGAGGTTTCGTTTCTTGCAGAATTCCTTCAAATTGAGGAAGACTCATATTTCGTCTCAAAGTTCAACGATCGTGGATTTGAAAAGGATTTGAACAAAGTAAAATCTATCAAATCATGGAAGAACAAAGGAATCATCTATCTTGGACGAAAAGACAACCTCACCGTGGATGATGAAAAACATGTCTTTGTGTTCTACAAGACTGCCGATGAAGATGACAAGGATAATCATGACAAGAATCAAGCGTTCTTTTTGCGACTACAGAAAAAGCATGCACAGGATGGTAAAAACTATGACTTTATCGTTGTAGACCAAGAAGTAAGACATGATCTTTGGCCAGCTGGCAAGTTGAAGGCAAGTGTTCATACGTTCTTAGACGGTACACTAATATCAGAGGACCAAAAAACAAAAGGCATCATATCAATCGATGACAATATCAGGAAGAAGTGTGCACAGGTCGAGGAAGAAATCACGAAGAAGTATCCAGAGGATATCCTAGCTGTGGAGTTGTCACAGCCTAGGGCAGTGCAGGAGAAAAACATACTGATCCTCGGTGAGACGGGAGTTGGCAAATCTACAAGGATCAATGGTTTTATCAACTACAAATACTTCGCTAATTTGGAAGAAGCTATCAATTCTAAGTAATTCCATGTTCTGATACCATCCAGTTTCACATTCATACATTATTACGGAGAGAAAAATTATAGGAGAGAGATAATTATAGGAGAAACCGACACCAATGAGAACATGCAAGCTGGAAAGTCTGCCACCAAACAGCCCCGTTCCTATGTCTTCCATGTAGGTGATCAGATAGTTCGCTTGATTGATACGCCAGGAGTAGGGAACAGTGAAGGCATAGAACAAGACAAGAAAAACTTTGACAACATACTGTCATACCTGACTCACTACGACGAGATACATGCAGTGTGCATACTTCtcaagccgaataatttccgtcTTTCAGCAATGTTCCGCTTTTGTATCCAAGAGCTCTTGGCCCATCTACATTCCTCAGCCAAAGACAACATTGTCTTCTGCTTTACAAACGCTCGAGCAACATTCTACCAGCCTGGAGACACCTTGCATGCCCTCAATAGATTGCTCCACGATAGAAACGTCGGCATAAAAGCTACCGAACATAACTACTTCTGCTTTGACAACGAGGCATTTCGCTTTTTGGCTTGTTTGAAAAATGGCGTGGTATTCAACCAAGGAGACAGCAGGCCTTACGGTGAAAGCTGGAAGAGGTCAGTTGAAGAAACACTACGCCTCTTCACTCACATCGGAACCTTGACCCCGCACAAAGTAACGGATACTTTGAATGTGAATGAGGTTCGACGAATCATCTTAGCTATGAGCACACCATTAGCAGAATTAGCCGTGGTAATACAACATAATGTTCAAAGCGATATCGATGCAAAGATGCAGATTGAAAAGTATGACAAAGATATCGAGTTCTTAAAACAAGGAGGTCTTGAAAGTCACTTTCAAGCACAAATCAATGAAAGGAAAAGCgacaaagaaagaaaagaggCTTTGATAAAAGCGATTGATAGAAAAATTAGGGAATTGATGGAAGAACAAAAATACATCATAAAAGCCAGCGCCAAGTTTGGCTCATACCTCAAAGCAAATGCCATTATACCCTACAATGACGCAGTAGCCGACTACCTAGATATGTCCATTGAACAGGAGAGAAACAAGGCAAAAGCAATCAGAAACGACCCACTACTGGTACAAATGCAAAGTATGAAGCGTGAGTACGAACAACAAAGAGCGATCTTGGATGAGGCAATTGTTGAAAAAACCGGTGAAAACATACGCACTCCAGAGGATGTTAAGAAGCTTCAGGAAGAGCTATTTCGTCTTAAACATATGGGAGAAACCTTAAAGTATCGGTTTGACATAATATCTATTTCACGGTCGGCCCACAACGTAACGTTCAAAGAGCGGATTGTCCCCGTTCGACAGAGCTACCTGGTCCAAGGAAAGGCATATTCGGTCTTTGTTTAATTAAGAGGCACATTGCACCAATATGGTCAACTCACAAAATAGGTAGAAATCAACAAACAACCTATTGGCAGGTATGAAAATGCAGAAAACAGCAACCAACATATTGGCGAACCCATATTACAGATATCAACAAGCAGAAACCAACAACCAACCATTGACGAGTTCATAGGACATGTATCAACGTTCAAAAACCACCAAGCTATTGGCGATTTCTTAGGGCAGGTATCAACATGCAGGAACCTGTATCCAACCTATTGAATCCCATAGCACAGATATTAACATACAGAAAGTAAAAACCAACATATTGGCGAACACAAAGGGCACATCCCAAAAATCGGCGAACCCATAGAACAGGTATGAATGCAAAAACTACCAACCAACCTATTTGCGAACTCATAGGGCAGGTCTTAACATGCAGAATCAACAACCAACCTACTGGCAAATCCATAGGACAGGTATGTAGAAACCAACAACCAACCTATTGGCGAACCCATAGGGCAGTTCCCAACATGCAACAACCAACTACCAACATATTGGTAAACACAAAGGGTAGGTCCCAACATGTAGAAACCAACAACATATTGGCAAACCCAGAGGGCAGGTCCCACGATGCAGATACAACAACAACCAACATATTGGCGAACACAAAGGGTAGGTCCCGACATGCAGAAACCAACAACCAACCTATTGGCGAACCCAGAGGGCAGGTCCCAACATGCAGAAACCAACAACCAACCTATTGGTGAGCCCAGAGGGCAGTTCCCAACATGACCTGAAGAAACCAACAACCAACCTATTGGCAAACACAAAGGGTAGGTCCCAACATGTAGAAACCAACAACCAACATATTGGCGAACCCAGAGGGCAGGTCCCAACATGCAGAAACCAACAACCAACCTATTGGCGAACCCAGCGGGCAGGTCCCAACATGCAGAAACCAACAACCAACCTATTGGCGAACACAAAGGGCTTATCCCAACATGCAAAAACCAATACCCTACATATTGGTGAACCCATAGGACGGGTCCCAACATGTAGAAACCAACAACAAACAGATTGGCGAACCCAGAGGGCTGGTCCCAACATgaagaaaccaacaaccaatatatTGGCAAACACAAAGGGTAGGTCCCAACATGAAGAAACCAACAACCAACCTATTGGCAAACACAAAATGTAGGTCCCAACATGTAGAAACCAACAACAAACCTATTGGCGAACCCAGAGGGCAGGTCCCAACATGCAGAAACCAACAACCAAGCTATTAGTGAACCCATAAGACAGGTCCCAACATTAAGAAACCAACAACCAACCTATTGGCGAACACAAAGGGCTTGTCCCAACATGCAAAAACCAACAACCAACATATTGGCGAGCCCAGAGGGCAGTTCCCAACATGACCTGAAGAAACCAACGACCAACCTATTGGCAAACACAAAGGGTAGGTCCCAACATGTAGAAACCAACAACCAACATATTGGCGAACCCAGAGGGCAGATCCCAACATGCAGAAACCAACAACCAACCTATTGGCGAACCCAGAGGGCAAGTCCCAACATGCAGAAACCAACCACCAACCTATTGGCGAACACAAAGGGCTTATCCCAACATGCAAAAACCAACAACCAACATATTGGTGAACCCATAGGACGGGTCCCAACATGTAGAAACCAACAACCAACATATTGGCGAACCCAGAGGGCTGGTCCCAACATGaggaaaccaacaaccaatatatTGGCAAACACAAAGGGTAGGTCCCAACATGCAGAAACCAACCACCAACCTATTGGCGAACACAAAGGGCTTATCCCAACATGCAAAAACCAACAACCAACATATTGGTGAACCCATAGGACGGGTCCCAACATGTAGAAACCAACAACCAACATATTGGCGAACCCAGAGGGCTGGTCCCAACATAGAAACCAACAACCAACCTATTGGCAAACACAAAGGGTAGGTCCCAACATGTAGAAACCAACAGCCAACCTATTGGCGAACCCAGAGGGCAGGTCCCAACATGCAGAAACCAACAACCAAGCTATTAGTGAACCCATAAGACAGGTCCCAACATTAAGAAACCTACAACCAACCTATTGGCGAACACAAAGGGTAGGTCCCAACATGtagaaaccaacaaccaatatatTGGCGAGCCCAGAGGGCTGGTCCCAACATGCAGAAACCAACAACCAACCTATTGGCAAACACAAAGGGTAGGTCCCAACATGTAGAAACCAACAACCAACCTATTGGCGAACACAAAGGGTAGGTCCCAACatgtaaaaacaaacaaccaACCTATTGGCGAACCAGTATGGGCAGGTCCCGACATGCAGAAACCAACAACCAACCTATTTACTAATACAAAGGGCAGGTCCCCACATGCAGAAACCAACAACCAACCTATTGGTGAACCAGTATGGGCAGGTCCCAGCATGCAGAAATCAGCAACCAACCTATTGCCGAAACTAAAGGGCAGGTCCCAACATGAAGAAATCAACAATCAACCTATTGGCGAATCCATAGGGCAGGTCCCAAGTTGCAGCAACCAACTACCAACCTATTGGCGAACCCATAGGGCAGATATCAACATGCAGAAACCAACAACCAACCTATTGGCGTACCCATAGGGCAGGTTCCAACAGGCAGAAACCAACAACCAATCTATTGGCGAACCGAAATGGCAGGTCCCAGCATGTAGAAACAACAAACAACCTATTGGCGAATCCATAGGGAGATCCCAACATGAAGAAACCAACAATCAACCTATTGGTGAATCCATAGGGCATATATCAAAATGCGTGAGCCAGCAACAACCAACCTATAGGCGAACCTATATGTCAGATATCAACGCGCAGGAGCCATTAAGCAATCTCATTGGCAAACAAATACATATAGGGCAGGTATCAACAGGCAGGAACCAAGAACCATTCCAACTTGCAATGCCGTAGGAACATGTAGGATCCAACAATCAACAATAAAATTATATATTAACATATTGGTAGTCAGTGGGTAGGAAACAATTACAACCAATCCCATTGGCGAACCCATAGGGCAGATGTCAGCATGCAGGAACCAACAACGATTACTACTGGTGGTATATTTAATTGACACCACAACAACGTGCTGCAAGTGATTGTGAATGAATGCAGGGGCAGTATGGCAGTGGTGTCACCTAGCATATGAGGCCATTCTTTCAGTTTCAAGTTCATGGGATTGTTTGATGAAGTAGGGGTAAAACTTGACTCATTGGTTATCCACCTGAGACCAACAGTTCCTAGCCTAGCCTACAAAGAGCATTATTAAAAAGCATTGTGTGTATGAGGTGGCAGAGCCTGGATGGCGTAGTTACGCTGCTAGTCCACCACCCAGAGGGAATAGAGAGTTACGCGTAGGAACCAGCAACCATTCCCATTGATGAACACATAGGGCAAGTATCAACATTCATGAACCATCTACAAATCATATTGGAGCACCCATATTGCTACTAATCAATTGTAGAAACGAAATCATAGGGCTGACATCAACATGCAGGAACAAACAAAGTAACATATTGCAGAACCCATAGTATGGGTATTAACATCATAAACCGACAACCATTCGTATGATCGAACCACTGTTAATCTAACCCATAGAGCAGGTATCAACGCGGAGGAACCAACACCCAATTATAATTGGCGAGCCCACAGGGCATGTATCAACATGCAGGAACAAGCAACCAATCATGTTGGTGAAACCTCAGGGCAGATATCAACATACAGGAACTAATAAATCATCAGGAATATTGATACACTAGAAGGCCACAGTTCATTAAACCACGTGCAAGAGTTTTAAAAGCTTTCCAGTACTCCTTCGTTCCATACACCATGCAGATGATGTGGAACAATCTTTCGCAATCCCTCATTGCAGCTCAGTCCGTTGAATCATTAAGGCACGGGCGTGATA of Amphiura filiformis chromosome 14, Afil_fr2py, whole genome shotgun sequence contains these proteins:
- the LOC140169578 gene encoding uncharacterized protein, with protein sequence MFASYGNQGDTLFGTELQDKAIKTTDLGNTSIEFVLEDNLTEKFNKLGVEAELQVSLLAGMVELKGSGSYLGEQRHSARAQSISLLYKSRTVNQKVMIRHHKEVIDMGILSPREGKVVKATHVVYAIDWGAVCTVTCTYENKEDEDVTDVKGALSAELEKLKGKIDFEGSASAKYDDKDKEIHKKFTFKCHADVSAPGEDLPVTFEGAVELARKIPGLVKGTNKGKGVQLTYMLIPLQDIVDMCEHEIQIQTLYRAIDEDIIMKCGQIKERITKKKQQLMIRHRDLHDNEDFVAEESLLRIEEIFQKFELEELKFKARLQKSLMKVRSKEEEVSFLAEFLQIEEDSYFVSKFNDRGFEKDLNKVKSIKSWKNKGIIYLGRKDNLTVDDEKHVFVFYKTADEDDKDNHDKNQAFFLRLQKKHAQDGKNYDFIVVDQEVRHDLWPAGKLKASVHTFLDGTLISEDQKTKGIISIDDNIRKKCAQVEEEITKKYPEDILAVELSQPRAVQEKNILILGETGVGKSTRINGFINYKYFANLEEAINSK
- the LOC140169579 gene encoding uncharacterized protein, whose amino-acid sequence is MQAGKSATKQPRSYVFHVGDQIVRLIDTPGVGNSEGIEQDKKNFDNILSYLTHYDEIHAVCILLKPNNFRLSAMFRFCIQELLAHLHSSAKDNIVFCFTNARATFYQPGDTLHALNRLLHDRNVGIKATEHNYFCFDNEAFRFLACLKNGVVFNQGDSRPYGESWKRSVEETLRLFTHIGTLTPHKVTDTLNVNEVRRIILAMSTPLAELAVVIQHNVQSDIDAKMQIEKYDKDIEFLKQGGLESHFQAQINERKSDKERKEALIKAIDRKIRELMEEQKYIIKASAKFGSYLKANAIIPYNDAVADYLDMSIEQERNKAKAIRNDPLLVQMQSMKREYEQQRAILDEAIVEKTGENIRTPEDVKKLQEELFRLKHMGETLKYRFDIISISRSAHNVTFKERIVPVRQSYLVQGKAYSVFV